From a single Sphingobium lignivorans genomic region:
- a CDS encoding D-alanine--D-alanine ligase, with product MSGPWKVAVLMGGWSAEREVSLSSGAGIVKALEERGHSAIPIDLGASPAEGRDLPAKLIAADPDIVFNALHGVPGEDGTVQGLMDIMGYRYTHSGLATSVIAIDKQLTKQHLVPHGIPMPGGHIVASEDLFAADPLPRPYVVKPVNEGSSVGVAIVTAEGNYGNPIGRDVKGPWQEFDELLAEPFIRGRELTVAVLGDRALAVTELKPRSGFYDYDAKYTDGMTEHVCPADVPADIAQAMMDIALRAHRLLGCKGTSRSDFRWDDEQGVEGLFLLEVNTQPGMTPLSLVPEQARHLGMSYGALVEAIIADALAEGTPAKGAKE from the coding sequence ATGAGCGGTCCCTGGAAAGTCGCGGTGCTGATGGGTGGCTGGTCCGCCGAGCGGGAGGTCTCGCTGAGCAGCGGTGCGGGCATCGTCAAGGCGCTGGAGGAACGCGGGCACAGCGCGATTCCCATCGATCTGGGTGCGAGCCCGGCGGAAGGGCGCGACCTGCCCGCCAAGCTGATCGCCGCCGATCCCGACATCGTGTTCAACGCGCTGCACGGCGTGCCGGGCGAGGACGGGACCGTGCAGGGGCTGATGGACATCATGGGCTATCGCTACACCCATAGCGGCCTTGCCACGTCGGTCATCGCCATCGACAAACAGCTCACCAAGCAGCATCTGGTCCCGCACGGCATTCCCATGCCCGGCGGGCACATCGTGGCGAGCGAGGATCTGTTCGCGGCTGACCCGCTGCCGCGCCCTTATGTGGTGAAACCGGTCAACGAGGGGTCCTCGGTCGGTGTCGCGATCGTCACGGCCGAGGGCAATTACGGCAATCCCATCGGGCGGGACGTGAAGGGGCCGTGGCAGGAATTCGACGAGCTGCTGGCCGAGCCGTTCATCCGGGGGCGCGAGCTGACCGTCGCGGTGCTCGGCGACCGGGCTCTCGCGGTCACGGAACTGAAGCCCAGGAGCGGCTTCTACGATTATGACGCGAAATATACCGACGGCATGACCGAGCATGTCTGCCCGGCCGATGTGCCGGCGGATATCGCGCAGGCGATGATGGACATCGCGCTGCGCGCGCACCGGCTGCTCGGCTGCAAGGGCACGTCCCGCTCCGATTTTCGCTGGGATGACGAGCAGGGCGTCGAGGGCCTGTTCCTGCTGGAAGTGAACACCCAGCCGGGCATGACGCCGCTCAGCCTCGTGCCCGAGCAGGCCCGGCATCTCGGCATGAGCTACGGCGCGCTGGTGGAAGCGATCATTGCGGACGCGCTGGCGGAAGGCACGCCGGCCAAGGGAGCGAAGGAATGA
- the ftsZ gene encoding cell division protein FtsZ yields the protein MSIEIGPPHVDELKPRITVIGVGGAGGNAIANMIGASVDGVDFIVANTDAQALNASPAERRIQLGPRITEGLGAGSRPDIGRAAAEETIAEVQEALEGVHMCFIAAGMGGGTGTGAAPVIAKAARDKGILTVGVVTKPFTFEGARRMRSAEQGIEDLQKHVDTLIVIPNQNLFLIANPNTTFKEAFEMADEVLQQGVRGITDLMVMPGLINLDFADVRSVMEEMGKAMMGTGEAEGDGRALQAAEKAIANPLLDGVSMRGAKGVIVSIVGGEDMRLMEVDEAANHIRELVDPDANIIWGSAFNESLNGKIRVSVVATGIDTEAGASQPKSQPFRLGDMGGASRPAVGTAPSFAAATPAPAAPEPEPATVLDLGSVDEDEEEAAPPATFTVSAPEAPAGAAPASPRFQTTKFDDITGDDELVLDSPFEDAPAPVVQPPSPAPAPAAEQPKVVGGTLFERMSQLARGQARPADDDDGDNDRTDFEVPRFLNRQNNQ from the coding sequence ATGAGCATTGAGATCGGGCCGCCCCATGTGGACGAGCTGAAGCCGCGGATCACCGTGATCGGTGTCGGCGGCGCGGGCGGCAATGCGATCGCGAACATGATCGGGGCGTCGGTCGACGGGGTGGATTTCATCGTCGCCAACACCGATGCCCAGGCGCTCAATGCCTCCCCGGCGGAGCGTCGCATCCAGCTTGGCCCCCGCATCACCGAGGGGCTCGGCGCCGGATCGCGACCGGACATCGGCCGCGCGGCCGCTGAGGAAACGATCGCCGAGGTGCAGGAAGCGCTCGAGGGCGTCCATATGTGCTTCATTGCGGCGGGCATGGGCGGCGGCACCGGCACGGGCGCCGCGCCGGTCATCGCCAAGGCAGCGCGCGACAAGGGCATCCTCACGGTCGGCGTGGTCACCAAGCCGTTCACGTTCGAGGGCGCGCGCCGCATGCGCTCGGCCGAGCAGGGCATCGAGGACCTGCAGAAGCATGTCGATACGCTGATCGTCATCCCGAACCAGAATCTGTTCCTGATCGCCAATCCGAACACGACCTTCAAGGAAGCGTTCGAGATGGCCGATGAAGTGCTGCAGCAGGGCGTGCGCGGCATTACCGACCTCATGGTCATGCCCGGCCTCATCAATCTCGACTTTGCCGACGTGCGCTCCGTGATGGAGGAAATGGGCAAGGCGATGATGGGCACCGGCGAGGCCGAGGGCGATGGACGCGCGCTGCAGGCGGCGGAGAAGGCGATCGCCAATCCGCTGCTCGACGGCGTGTCGATGCGCGGCGCCAAGGGCGTCATCGTCTCCATCGTCGGCGGCGAGGACATGCGCCTCATGGAAGTGGACGAGGCCGCGAACCACATTCGCGAGCTGGTCGATCCGGACGCCAACATCATCTGGGGCTCGGCCTTCAACGAGAGCCTCAACGGCAAGATCCGCGTCTCGGTGGTCGCCACGGGCATCGATACCGAGGCCGGCGCCAGCCAGCCCAAGAGCCAGCCTTTCCGGCTCGGCGACATGGGCGGCGCCTCGCGTCCGGCGGTCGGCACGGCACCCTCCTTCGCGGCGGCCACGCCCGCGCCGGCGGCTCCCGAGCCCGAGCCTGCGACCGTGCTGGATCTCGGTTCCGTCGACGAGGATGAGGAGGAAGCCGCGCCGCCGGCCACCTTCACCGTCTCGGCACCGGAAGCGCCGGCAGGGGCAGCGCCCGCCTCCCCCCGTTTCCAGACGACGAAATTCGACGACATCACCGGTGATGACGAGCTGGTGCTGGACAGCCCCTTCGAGGATGCGCCGGCACCCGTCGTGCAGCCGCCGTCTCCGGCGCCCGCACCGGCGGCCGAGCAGCCCAAGGTGGTGGGCGGCACGTTGTTCGAGCGCATGTCGCAGCTCGCGCGCGGACAGGCCCGCCCGGCGGACGACGATGACGGCGACAATGACCGCACCGACTTTGAAGTGCCGCGTTTTCTCAATCGGCAGAACAATCAGTAA
- the ftsA gene encoding cell division protein FtsA, translated as MAGGRNDGLITAIDIGTWKVSALIARKQENGTLAVLGTGQRESRGVRRGFVIDMERTELAVRETVEQAEKVAGTNIEKVILSFSGGSVESKVEPVEMSIGGRRIEQADIDTLYDRARERIDPEGRVILQAQPTLYTIDGMRGVARPLGLHADRLGVDIHVVLADGAPLRNLETSVRGAYLDVQAIVAAPVATATACLSDEERDLGVALVELGAGVTNISLHIGGMLVGLRSIPMGAADITDDIASAFGIRRSQAERMKCFYGSAMQSRRDFREIIEIAPAASSGDHAEARRVTRAELVGVICERLGRLMGEVGKALDEMGFHSPVGRQVVLTGGGAELKGIADYAQTALGRAVRIGRPKALEALPEAHRGPAFTTLTGLASYALKEREDLLNRPLAEQRVHRARGTAMVQRLIAALRAGY; from the coding sequence ATGGCGGGGGGGCGCAACGACGGGCTCATCACGGCGATCGACATCGGCACTTGGAAAGTGTCGGCGCTCATCGCGCGCAAGCAGGAGAACGGCACGCTGGCCGTGCTGGGCACTGGCCAGCGGGAAAGCCGGGGCGTGCGGCGCGGTTTCGTGATCGACATGGAGCGCACCGAACTTGCCGTGCGCGAGACGGTGGAGCAGGCGGAGAAGGTCGCCGGCACCAATATCGAGAAAGTCATCCTCAGCTTCTCGGGCGGCAGTGTCGAGAGCAAGGTCGAGCCGGTGGAAATGAGCATCGGCGGCCGGCGCATCGAGCAGGCGGACATCGACACGCTTTATGACCGTGCCCGCGAGCGCATCGATCCCGAGGGCCGCGTCATCCTGCAGGCGCAGCCCACGCTCTACACCATCGACGGCATGCGCGGTGTCGCGCGCCCGCTCGGCCTTCATGCCGACCGGCTGGGCGTGGACATCCATGTCGTGCTGGCGGATGGCGCGCCGCTGCGCAATCTGGAGACCAGCGTGCGTGGCGCCTATCTGGACGTGCAGGCGATCGTCGCTGCGCCCGTCGCCACCGCCACTGCCTGCCTTTCGGACGAGGAGCGGGACCTTGGCGTCGCGCTGGTCGAGCTGGGTGCGGGCGTCACGAACATCTCGCTGCACATCGGCGGCATGCTGGTGGGGCTGCGCTCCATTCCCATGGGCGCGGCGGACATCACGGACGACATCGCCTCGGCCTTCGGCATTCGCCGCAGCCAGGCCGAGCGCATGAAATGCTTCTACGGATCGGCCATGCAGTCGCGCCGGGATTTCCGCGAGATCATCGAGATCGCACCGGCCGCGAGCAGCGGCGACCATGCCGAGGCGCGCCGGGTGACGCGGGCCGAACTGGTCGGCGTCATCTGCGAGCGGCTGGGCCGGCTCATGGGCGAGGTGGGCAAGGCCCTGGACGAGATGGGCTTCCATTCGCCGGTCGGTCGGCAGGTGGTGCTCACCGGCGGCGGCGCGGAACTGAAGGGCATCGCCGACTATGCGCAGACGGCGCTGGGCCGGGCCGTGCGCATCGGGCGACCAAAGGCGCTGGAGGCGCTGCCGGAAGCGCATCGCGGCCCCGCGTTCACGACCCTGACAGGACTGGCGTCCTATGCGCTCAAGGAGCGCGAGGACTTGCTGAACCGGCCTCTGGCGGAGCAGCGCGTGCACCGCGCGCGCGGCACCGCGATGGTGCAGCGGCTGATCGCCGCGTTGCGTGCGGGCTACTAG
- the murG gene encoding undecaprenyldiphospho-muramoylpentapeptide beta-N-acetylglucosaminyltransferase: protein MSIFRHYVLAAGGTGGHMLPAHAVAQELMARGHRVALVTDERGTRIPGIFEDVQTHVLPAGRMSGGPSGWWKGLKAIREGRAMARRLYETFEPSAVVGFGGYPALPALLGAFAERIPTVIHEQNAVLGRVNRLVAGKVNAIATAYPEVRRLAGRHAGKVHLVGNPVRESVLALREEPFPVFSDESVLRLLVTGGSLGASILSDVVPAGLALLPVSLRRRLQVTQQCRPEDIERVRAIYAEMEIPADLATYIDDMPTKLGWSHLVIARAGASTIAELTCAGRPAILVPLPIATDDHQTFNARELARTGGARLIPQPKFTPAELAKQMQKLAMEPGALQNAAARARAAGFPDAVRDMADLIESFSPAPQTIDTVRVETPAMPGLAGAGA from the coding sequence ATGAGCATCTTCCGCCACTATGTGCTGGCGGCGGGCGGCACCGGGGGGCACATGCTCCCGGCCCATGCCGTCGCCCAGGAACTGATGGCACGCGGCCACCGGGTGGCGCTGGTGACGGACGAGCGCGGAACGAGGATTCCCGGCATCTTCGAGGATGTGCAGACGCATGTCCTGCCGGCCGGGCGGATGAGCGGCGGCCCTTCCGGCTGGTGGAAGGGGTTGAAGGCGATCCGCGAGGGCCGGGCCATGGCGCGCCGCCTCTACGAGACGTTCGAACCCTCCGCGGTTGTCGGCTTCGGGGGCTATCCGGCGCTGCCCGCCCTGCTGGGCGCCTTTGCCGAGCGCATCCCGACCGTGATCCACGAGCAGAATGCCGTGCTGGGCCGCGTGAACCGGCTGGTCGCGGGCAAGGTGAACGCCATCGCGACGGCCTATCCTGAAGTCCGGCGCCTCGCCGGGCGCCACGCCGGCAAGGTGCATCTCGTCGGCAATCCCGTGCGCGAGAGCGTGCTCGCCCTGCGCGAGGAGCCATTCCCCGTCTTCTCGGACGAAAGCGTGCTGCGCTTGCTGGTGACGGGCGGGAGCCTGGGCGCGAGCATCCTCTCCGATGTGGTGCCCGCCGGCCTCGCCCTGCTGCCCGTCAGCCTGCGCCGCCGCCTGCAGGTGACGCAGCAGTGCCGGCCGGAGGACATCGAGCGCGTCCGCGCCATTTATGCGGAGATGGAGATCCCCGCCGATCTCGCCACTTATATCGACGACATGCCGACCAAGCTCGGCTGGTCGCATCTCGTCATCGCGCGGGCCGGCGCCTCGACCATCGCGGAACTGACCTGCGCCGGCCGCCCCGCCATCCTCGTGCCGCTGCCTATCGCGACCGACGATCACCAGACCTTCAACGCGCGGGAGCTGGCCAGGACCGGCGGCGCCCGGCTCATCCCCCAACCCAAATTCACGCCAGCGGAACTCGCCAAGCAAATGCAGAAACTCGCCATGGAACCCGGCGCCCTCCAGAATGCAGCCGCGCGCGCCCGTGCCGCCGGTTTTCCCGACGCGGTCAGGGACATGGCCGATCTCATCGAGAGCTTCAGCCCCGCGCCCCAGACGATCGACACGGTGCGCGTCGAGACCCCGGCGATGCCCGGCCTCGCGGGAGCAGGCGCATGA
- the ftsW gene encoding putative lipid II flippase FtsW produces MALAPLRARPGRPLPRERTALAIWFWEIDRVLLGLIVVLIAIGLVAVAAASPVAAAKLSGRGNELTPLYFFYRQLMWIGLGLPIMVVISMLPRPQARRLAVALALVFAAFLLLVPFVGTTVNGATRWFGSGAFRFQPSEFLKPFFVVSIAWLLSLRARDPSLPVIPLTGMLTGIVALLLMRQPDFGQTVIFCAVWAGLLLIGGASMRIMAGLGCVGLGLFVLTYLFYENGRDRIDAFLFPVADPAAGPDQVQLAHATITRGGLTGVGPGGGTAKFNLPEAHTDYIFSVIGEEFGLIACMAIALVYLAIVVRVLLRLLDEEDPFVILATAGLVMVMGFQAIINMGVNIHIFPSKGMTLPFISYGGSSMIALCAGVGLLLAFTRRNPYMARSPYVVTWSGR; encoded by the coding sequence ATGGCGCTGGCGCCGCTGCGCGCCCGCCCCGGCCGGCCGCTGCCGCGCGAACGCACCGCGCTCGCCATCTGGTTCTGGGAAATCGACCGGGTGCTGCTCGGCCTCATCGTGGTGCTGATCGCCATTGGCCTGGTGGCCGTGGCGGCCGCTTCCCCGGTCGCCGCCGCGAAGCTCTCCGGCCGCGGCAACGAGCTGACGCCGCTCTATTTCTTCTATCGCCAGCTCATGTGGATCGGCCTCGGCCTGCCCATCATGGTGGTGATCTCCATGCTGCCCCGCCCGCAGGCGCGCCGGCTGGCGGTGGCGCTGGCGCTGGTCTTCGCCGCCTTTCTTCTGCTCGTGCCGTTCGTGGGCACGACCGTGAACGGCGCGACGCGCTGGTTCGGCAGCGGCGCCTTCCGCTTCCAGCCCTCGGAGTTCCTCAAGCCCTTCTTCGTGGTCAGCATCGCCTGGCTGCTTTCCCTGCGCGCGCGCGATCCCTCGCTGCCGGTGATACCACTGACCGGCATGCTGACCGGCATCGTCGCGCTGCTGCTCATGCGCCAGCCCGATTTCGGCCAGACGGTGATCTTCTGCGCGGTGTGGGCCGGGCTGCTGCTCATCGGCGGCGCATCGATGCGCATCATGGCGGGGCTGGGCTGCGTGGGCCTGGGCCTTTTCGTGCTCACTTATCTCTTCTACGAGAATGGCCGCGACCGCATCGACGCGTTCCTGTTCCCGGTCGCCGATCCTGCCGCGGGGCCCGATCAGGTGCAGCTCGCCCATGCCACCATCACGCGCGGTGGCCTGACCGGCGTTGGCCCGGGCGGCGGCACGGCCAAGTTCAACCTGCCCGAGGCGCATACCGACTATATCTTCTCCGTGATCGGCGAGGAATTCGGCCTCATCGCCTGCATGGCGATCGCGCTGGTCTATCTCGCCATCGTGGTGCGCGTCCTGCTGCGGCTGCTGGACGAGGAAGACCCCTTCGTCATTCTCGCGACCGCCGGGCTGGTCATGGTGATGGGCTTCCAGGCGATCATCAACATGGGCGTCAACATCCATATCTTCCCCTCCAAGGGCATGACGCTGCCCTTCATCAGCTATGGCGGCTCCTCGATGATCGCGCTGTGCGCCGGGGTGGGCCTGTTGCTGGCATTCACGCGGCGCAATCCGTATATGGCGCGCTCACCTTATGTCGTGACATGGAGCGGCCGATGA
- the murC gene encoding UDP-N-acetylmuramate--L-alanine ligase, whose protein sequence is MKGVGTDIGTIHFIGIGGIGMSGIAEVMHNMGYTVQGSDVAEGYVIAHLRELGIKVMIGHDAENLGDAAVVVTSTAIRRGNPEVELALEKRVPVIRRAEMLAELMRLKSTIAVAGTHGKTTTTSMVAALLDAGGIDPTVINGGIINSYGSNARLGSSDWMVVEADESDGSFLRLDGTLAVVTNIDPEHLDHYGSFDAVKDAFVEFVENVPFYGAAMLCLDHPEVQAILPRVQDRRIVTYGFSAQADIRGENVRPVPGGNMFDVQIRERDGSVRRIEDITMPMPGRHNVLNAMAAIGVALQMGIADATIQSGFASFGGVKRRFTRVGEIAVDGGEAVVIDDYGHHPVEIRAVLAAAREGAQGRVVAVVQPHRFTRLRDLMDEFQQAFNDADIVYVTPVYPAGEQPIDGVDAEALVAGLKRRGHRAAQTIQSAEALAADLAGEVKANDMIVCLGAGDITKWAAGLAGSVNALRKEVA, encoded by the coding sequence ATGAAGGGCGTCGGCACCGACATCGGCACGATCCATTTCATCGGCATCGGCGGCATCGGCATGTCCGGCATCGCCGAGGTGATGCACAATATGGGCTACACGGTGCAGGGCTCCGACGTGGCCGAGGGCTATGTCATCGCGCATCTGCGCGAGCTCGGCATCAAGGTGATGATCGGCCATGACGCCGAGAATCTGGGCGATGCCGCCGTGGTCGTCACGTCCACGGCGATCCGGCGCGGCAATCCGGAAGTGGAGCTGGCGCTGGAGAAGCGCGTGCCGGTCATCCGCCGCGCGGAAATGCTCGCAGAGCTGATGCGCCTTAAGTCGACCATCGCGGTCGCGGGTACGCACGGCAAGACGACGACGACCTCCATGGTCGCCGCGCTGCTGGACGCCGGCGGCATCGACCCCACCGTCATCAACGGCGGGATCATCAATAGCTATGGCTCCAACGCCCGGCTCGGCTCGTCCGACTGGATGGTTGTGGAAGCCGACGAGAGCGACGGCAGCTTCCTGCGGCTCGACGGCACGCTCGCCGTCGTCACCAACATCGATCCCGAGCATCTCGACCATTATGGCTCGTTCGATGCCGTGAAGGACGCCTTCGTCGAGTTCGTGGAGAATGTGCCTTTCTACGGCGCGGCGATGCTCTGCCTCGATCATCCCGAAGTGCAGGCCATCCTGCCGCGCGTGCAGGACCGGCGGATCGTGACCTACGGCTTCTCGGCGCAGGCGGACATCCGCGGCGAGAATGTCCGCCCCGTGCCCGGCGGCAACATGTTCGACGTGCAGATTCGCGAGCGTGACGGATCGGTGCGGCGCATCGAGGACATCACCATGCCGATGCCCGGGCGGCACAATGTGCTCAATGCCATGGCGGCCATCGGCGTCGCGCTGCAGATGGGCATTGCGGACGCGACCATCCAGTCCGGCTTCGCCAGCTTCGGCGGCGTTAAGCGGCGCTTCACGCGGGTGGGCGAGATCGCGGTGGACGGCGGCGAAGCCGTGGTGATCGACGATTACGGCCATCATCCGGTGGAAATCCGCGCCGTACTCGCTGCTGCGCGGGAAGGTGCGCAGGGCCGCGTCGTCGCGGTGGTGCAGCCGCACCGGTTCACGCGGCTGCGCGACCTCATGGACGAGTTCCAGCAGGCCTTCAACGATGCCGACATCGTCTATGTCACGCCGGTCTACCCGGCGGGCGAGCAGCCCATCGACGGCGTCGATGCCGAGGCGCTGGTCGCCGGGCTCAAGCGCCGGGGCCATCGCGCGGCCCAGACCATCCAGAGCGCCGAGGCGCTCGCTGCCGATCTCGCCGGCGAGGTGAAGGCGAACGACATGATCGTCTGCCTGGGCGCGGGCGACATCACCAAATGGGCCGCCGGCCTTGCCGGTTCGGTCAACGCGCTGCGCAAGGAGGTGGCCTGA
- a CDS encoding cell division protein FtsQ/DivIB: MSTATIRRGSGRGARSGSSGAGNRRPRRGKSTIDRLIGLVPLSPEQIAKAMTWGIALVVLVLLWVAARFLGLPAMIGAEISELAGRAGFAVTKIEVHGLDRMDQMPVTDIAVKYVDRSMLSVDLDKVRGEVMKLGWVKDARVSRRLPDALIVDVMERQPVAVWQHDGQLSLVDATGVALGGVDPDAIPDLPLVVGPDANLKTAALARLMDSAPALKPMLAGATWVGNRRWDLRFQSGEQLLLPEGEAEAAAALVNFARMDGVDRLLGRGVLRFDMRDPSRFVLRLPPGQSKTDAPTVTSAPTSRAVVTDGGDAGTTQATEG; this comes from the coding sequence ATGAGCACGGCAACGATCAGGCGCGGATCGGGACGCGGCGCGCGATCGGGCTCGAGCGGCGCGGGCAACCGCCGGCCGCGGCGCGGCAAGAGCACGATCGACCGGCTGATCGGTCTCGTGCCGCTGTCCCCCGAGCAGATCGCGAAAGCGATGACGTGGGGCATCGCGCTGGTGGTGCTGGTGCTCCTGTGGGTGGCGGCGCGCTTCCTCGGCCTGCCGGCGATGATCGGCGCGGAGATCAGCGAGCTGGCCGGCCGGGCGGGCTTCGCCGTCACCAAGATCGAAGTGCATGGGCTCGATCGCATGGACCAGATGCCGGTGACCGACATCGCGGTCAAATATGTCGATCGCTCGATGCTTTCCGTCGATCTGGACAAGGTGCGCGGCGAGGTCATGAAGCTCGGCTGGGTGAAGGACGCGCGCGTCTCCCGCCGCCTGCCCGATGCGCTGATCGTGGACGTGATGGAGCGCCAGCCGGTCGCGGTGTGGCAGCATGACGGTCAGCTCAGCCTCGTCGATGCCACCGGCGTCGCGCTGGGCGGCGTCGATCCCGATGCCATTCCCGATCTGCCGCTGGTCGTCGGCCCGGATGCGAACCTCAAGACCGCCGCGCTCGCGCGCCTGATGGATTCCGCTCCCGCGCTCAAGCCGATGCTGGCGGGTGCGACCTGGGTGGGCAATCGCCGCTGGGACCTGCGCTTCCAGTCGGGCGAGCAGCTTCTCCTGCCGGAAGGCGAGGCCGAGGCGGCCGCCGCCCTCGTCAACTTCGCGCGGATGGACGGCGTGGACCGGCTGCTCGGCCGGGGCGTGCTGCGCTTCGACATGCGCGATCCCTCGCGCTTCGTGCTGCGGCTGCCGCCCGGCCAGAGCAAGACGGATGCACCCACGGTGACGTCCGCGCCGACCAGTCGGGCGGTCGTGACGGATGGCGGCGATGCGGGGACCACTCAGGCGACGGAGGGCTGA
- the murB gene encoding UDP-N-acetylmuramate dehydrogenase — protein sequence MNAAALMPDLPPVRGKLTAHAPLAPLVWFKAGGAADWLFEPQDADDLADFLAALDPAVPVMALGLGSNLIVRDGGVPGVVVRLGKAFARVERLDATSLRCGGGASGILVSSTARDAGIGGLEFLRSIPGTVGGFVRMNGGAYGREVKDILVEADIVLRTGERVTLPLDALGYTYRHSELPEGAVVIAATFRGHPEAPETVQAEMDRISAAREASQPLRSKTGGSTFKNPPGEKAWALVDRAGCRGLTLGGAQVSEKHTNFLINTGDATSAEIEALGEEVRRRVKAESGVTLEWEIQRVGRAAEGDGA from the coding sequence ATGAACGCGGCCGCCCTCATGCCCGATCTGCCGCCGGTGCGTGGGAAGCTGACGGCGCATGCGCCGCTGGCCCCGCTCGTCTGGTTCAAGGCGGGCGGCGCGGCTGACTGGCTGTTCGAGCCGCAGGATGCGGACGACCTTGCCGATTTTCTTGCCGCGCTCGACCCGGCGGTGCCGGTGATGGCGCTTGGCCTCGGCTCCAACCTGATTGTGCGGGACGGCGGCGTGCCGGGCGTCGTCGTGCGGCTGGGCAAGGCCTTCGCACGGGTCGAGCGGCTGGACGCGACAAGCCTGCGCTGCGGGGGCGGGGCTTCCGGCATCCTCGTCTCCTCCACGGCGCGCGACGCGGGCATCGGCGGCCTTGAGTTCCTGCGCTCCATTCCCGGCACGGTCGGTGGCTTCGTGCGCATGAACGGCGGCGCTTATGGCCGCGAAGTGAAGGACATCCTTGTCGAGGCCGACATCGTGCTGCGCACCGGCGAACGGGTGACCCTGCCGCTCGATGCGCTGGGCTATACCTATCGCCACAGCGAACTGCCCGAGGGCGCGGTGGTGATCGCCGCGACGTTCCGTGGTCATCCCGAGGCGCCGGAGACGGTGCAGGCGGAGATGGACCGCATTTCCGCCGCGCGCGAGGCGAGCCAGCCGCTGCGCAGCAAGACCGGCGGCTCCACCTTCAAGAATCCTCCCGGCGAGAAGGCCTGGGCGCTGGTCGACCGCGCCGGCTGCCGGGGCCTGACGCTGGGCGGCGCGCAAGTGAGCGAGAAGCACACCAATTTCCTCATCAACACCGGAGACGCGACGAGCGCAGAGATCGAGGCGCTCGGCGAGGAAGTGCGCCGCCGCGTGAAGGCGGAGAGCGGCGTCACCCTCGAATGGGAAATCCAGCGCGTCGGCCGTGCGGCGGAAGGGGACGGCGCATGA